From the Mangifera indica cultivar Alphonso chromosome 10, CATAS_Mindica_2.1, whole genome shotgun sequence genome, one window contains:
- the LOC123226766 gene encoding histidinol dehydrogenase, chloroplastic-like, with protein sequence MDERTPSTPCIEYSAALWAWLEGRGMYCIVPRKLEEERFECVKQSSYVAISDMVWGTELAQRYESSVEKIFGPGNQYATAAKMILQNSGARISIDMPAAPSEVLVIADKYACPVHIAADLLSQLAEHEPDSQVVLVIGGDGIDLRAIEEEIRKQCQDLPRGEFASKPRSHSYTVFARDMMEVK encoded by the exons ATGGATGAGAGAACTCCATCAACGCCGTGTATTGAATATTCAGCAGCTTTATGGGCTTGGTTGGAAGGTAGGGG GATGTACTGTATTGTGCCAAGAAAGCTAGAGGAGGAGAGGTTTGAATGCGTGAAGCAATCCTCATATGTG GCCATATCTGATATGGTTTGGGGGACAGAACTTGCCCAAAGGTATGAATCTTCT GTTGAGAAGATTTTTGGGCCTGGAAATCAGTATGCCACAGCAGCAAAAATGATTCTGCAA AACAGTGGAGCAAGGATTTCAATTGACATGCCTGCTGCTCCTTCAGAAGTTTTAGTCATTGCAGACAAATATGCATGCCCTGTTCATATAGCTGCAGATTTGCTTTCTCAGTTA GCTGAGCATGAGCCGGACAGTCAAGTTGTTCTTGTTATTGGCGGGGATGGAATTGATCTAAGAGCTATCGAAGAGGAAATCAGAAAGCAGTGTCAAGACCTTCCAAGAGGAGAGTTTGCTTCAAAACCTCGTAGCCACAGTTACACCGTGTTTGCTCGTGATATGATGGAG GTAAAGTGA
- the LOC123226767 gene encoding WAT1-related protein At2g39510-like — MNFFKKSLPYLAMIFLQFNLASLAIIVKHALDNGLSPRVLVALRMIVAATFISPFAIVIERNTRPTMTFSTFSKIVLLSLIDPVFGQNLYYTGMKNTTATFTVAMNNILPAMAVIMAWIFRLEIVKLRKLHSQAKILGTLVAVGGAMIMTFVKGTLLDLPWTNGRTIIFMKSAIDVQHTDLMKGAVLIVVGLFCWSCFIILQAHILRSYPSVLSLAALVCILSSMEGIILAFLVERGNTKIWSIFNPDAKLLAVIFGGMVSCSNYLIMGWLTKKGGPVFVTSFNPLGLVLVAIFSSFFLAERLFLGRVLGAVVIIIGLYMVLWGKSKDQRRSNSQNIQYDDAAAAAPQNHRQTAVINGDIETPSQSNVIVN, encoded by the exons atgaattttttcaagaaatcaCTGCCATACTTGGCAATGATTTTTCTGCAATTTAACCTGGCATCCTTGGCGATCATTGTAAAGCATGCTCTGGACAATGGTCTGAGCCCACGTGTTTTGGTGGCACTCCGGATGATAGTTGCTGCCACTTTCATTTCTCCTTTTGCCATTGTCATAGAAAG GAACACCCGGCCCACGATGACATTCTCCACTTTTTCTAAGATCGTATTGCTTAGTTTGATCGA TCCTGTGTTTGGCCAAAATTTGTACTATACTGGGATGAAAAACACTACTGCAACATTTACTGTTGCCATGAACAATATTCTTCCTGCCATGGCAGTTATAATGGCTTGGATTTTTAG GCTTGAGATTGTTAAACTTAGGAAGCTGCATAGCCAGGCAAAGATACTGGGAACCCTTGTGGCAGTCGGGGGAGCAATGATAATGACATTTGTAAAAGGAACTCTCCTGGACTTGCCATGGACGAATGGAAGAAccataatttttatgaaatctGCAATTGATGTACAACATACAGATCTAATGAAGGGTGCTGTACTGATCgtagttggtttgttttgctgGTCTTGTTTCATCATTTTGCAA GCACATATATTAAGATCCTACCCATCAGTGCTCAGTTTGGCGGCTTTGGTATGCATATTAAGCTCCATGGAAGGCATCATACTAGCCTTCCTAGTTGAACGAGGAAACACAAAAATCTGGTCCATATTCAACCCAGATGCCAAACTTTTAGCTGTAATTTTTGGT GGAATGGTGTCTTGCTCAAACTATCTCATAATGGGCTGGTTAACGAAGAAAGGAGGACCAGTTTTTGTAACTTCTTTTAATCCTCTGGGGTTGGTTCTCGTCGCAATTTTCAGCTCATTTTTTCTAGCTGAGAGACTCTTCCTAGGAAG GGTTCTTGGAGCAGTTGTGATTATCATTGGACTGTACATGGTGTTATGGGGTAAAAGCAAAGACCAACGTCGTTCAAATTCACAAAACATTCAATACGATGATGCCGCCGCCGCCGCTCCACAAAATCATCGACAAACGGCTGTAATCAATGGTGATATAGAGACTCCAAGCCAGTCCAATGTGATTGTTAATTAG
- the LOC123226769 gene encoding WAT1-related protein At2g39510-like, which translates to MNFFKKSLPYLAMIFHQFNLASMAIIVKHALGNGLSPHVLVALRMVVVAILVSPFAIVMERNTRPMMTLSTFSKIVLLSLFEPVLSQNFSYIGMKYTTATFNVSMSNILPAMTFIMAWIFRLEIVKLRKLHGQAKIVGTLVAVGGGIIMTFVKGTLLDLPWTNGRTIIFKKSATDVEHTDLMKGGGLIVAHILRSYPSVLSLAALVCILGSIEGIILAFLVERGNTKIWSIFNPDAKLLAVIYGGMMSCSTYLIMRWLMKNRGPVFVTSFNPLGMVLVTIFSSFFLAERLFLGRVLGAAVIIIGLCMVLWGKKSKDQRHSNSQNIQDDDGVAAAAQNGPQTAAINGDRESPSQSNVIVDE; encoded by the exons atgaattttttcaagaaatcaTTGCCATACTTGGCTAtgatttttcatcaatttaacCTTGCATCCATGGCGATCATTGTAAAGCATGCTCTGGGCAATGGTCTGAGCCCACATGTTCTGGTGGCACTCCGTATGGTCGTTGTTGCAATTCTCGTTTCTCCTTTTGCTATTGTCATGGAAAG GAACACCCGGCCGATGATGACCCTCTCCACCTTTTCTAAGATCGTATTGCTCAGTTTATTCGA ACCAGTGCTTAGCCAAAATTTCTCCTATATTGGGATGAAATATACTACTGCAACATTTAATGTTTCCATGAGCAATATTCTTCCTGCCATGACATTTATAATGGCTTGGATTTTCAG GCTTGAAATTGTGAAACTTAGGAAGCTACATGGCCAGGCAAAGATAGTGGGAACCCTAGTGGCTGTTGGGGGAGGAATTATAATGACATTTGTAAAGGGAACTCTCCTGGATTTGCCATGGACGAATGGAAGAAccataattttcaagaaatcGGCAACTGATGTAGAACATACAGATCTAATGAAGGGTGGCGGACTAATCgta GCACATATATTAAGATCCTACCCTTCAGTGCTCAGTCTCGCAGCTTTGGTTTGCATTTTAGGCTCCATCGAAGGCATCATACTGGCCTTCCTAGTTGAAAGAGGAAACACGAAAATCTGGTCAATCTTCAATCCAGATGCTAAACTTTTAGCCGTAATTTATGGT GGAATGATGTCCTGCTCAACCTATCTCATTATGCGCTGGTTAATGAAGAATAGAGGACCAGTTTTTGTAACGTCTTTTAATCCTCTGGGCATGGTTCTCGTCACAATTTTCAGCTCATTTTTTCTAGCTGAGAGACTCTTCCTAGGAAG GGTTCTTGGAGCAGCTGTGATTATCATTGGACTGTGCATGGTGTTATGGGGTAAAAAAAGCAAAGACCAACGTCATTCAAATTCACAAAACATTCAAGACGACGACGGCGTCGCCGCTGCTGCACAAAATGGTCCGCAAACGGCTGCAATCAATGGTGATAGAGAGAGTCCAAGCCAGTCCAATGTGATTGTTGATGAGTGA
- the LOC123226770 gene encoding WAT1-related protein At2g39510-like, which yields MGIIVKYALDNGLSPHVLVALRMVVAAIFISPLSIVIERPALSQNFSCTGMKYTTATFNVSMSNILPAMTFIMAWIFRLEIVKLRKLHGQAKILGTLVAIGGGIIMTFVKGTLLDLPWKNGRTIIFKKSATDVEHTDLMKGAGLIVVGLFCWSCLIILQAHILRSYPSVLSLAALVCILGSIEGIILAFLVERGNTKIWSIFNPDAKPLAVIYGGMMSCSTYLIMGWLIKKREPVFVTSFNPLSMVLVTIFSSFFLAERLFLGRVLGAVVIIIGLYMVLWGKSKDQLCSNSQNSQEDAAAAAAAATQNGRQTVVINDDIETLSQSNMIVNE from the exons ATGGGGATCATTGTGAAGTATGCTCTGGACAATGGACTGAGCCCACATGTTCTGGTGGCACTTCGGATGGTAGTAGCTGCCATTTTCATTTCTCCTTTGTCCATTGTCATAGAAAG GCCAGCGCTTAGCCAAAATTTCTCCTGTACTGGGATGAAATATACTACTGCAACATTTAATGTTTCCATGAGCAATATTCTTCCAGCCATGACATTTATAATGGCTTGGATTTTCAG GCTTGAAATTGTGAAACTTAGGAAGCTACATGGCCAGGCAAAGATATTGGGAACCCTAGTGGCCATTGGGGGAGGAATTATAATGACATTTGTAAAGGGAACTCTCTTGGATTTGCCATGGAAGAATGGAAGAAccataattttcaagaaatcagCAACTGATGTAGAACATACAGATCTAATGAAGGGTGCCGGACTAATCgtagttggtttgttttgctgGTCTTGTTTAATCATTTTGCAA GCACATATATTAAGATCCTACCCTTCAGTGCTCAGTCTCGCAGCTTTGGTATGCATTTTAGGCTCCATCGAAGGCATCATACTGGCCTTCCTAGTCGAAAGAGGAAACACGAAAATCTGGTCAATCTTCAACCCAGATGCTAAACCTTTAGCCGTGATTTATGGT GGAATGATGTCCTGCTCAACCTATCTCATAATGGGCTGgttaataaagaaaagagaaccAGTTTTTGTAACTTCTTTTAATCCTCTGAGCATGGTTCTCGTCACAATTTTCAGCTCATTTTTTCTAGCTGAGAGACTCTTCCTAGGAAG GGTTCTTGGAGCAGTTGTGATTATCATTGGACTGTACATGGTGTTGTGGGGTAAAAGCAAAGACCAACTTTGTTCAAATTCGCAAAACAGTCAAGAAGACGCAGCCGCCGCCGCCGCTGCTGCTACCCAAAATGGTCGACAAACGGTTGTAATCAATGATGATATAGAGACTCTAAGCCAGTCCAATATGATTGTTAATGAGTGA